The window AATAATGACTGGGAGTTAAGTCTATTTATTCTATCTTAAAATTTTCTGAAAATGTCTAAAAATCTATTGATCACAGGAGGAGCTGGCTTTATTGGCAGTCATTTGGTTCAACTTTTCGTAGAAAAGTACAAATCGTACAAAATTGTCAACCTTGACTGTTTGACTTATGCTGGAAATCTAGAGAACCTAAAGGCGGTAGAGGGTGCATCCAACTATTTTTTCGAAAAAGTTAATCTTTTAAATGTTGCTGAATTGGAACGGGTATTCGACAAACACAACATCACAGATGTCATTCATCTGGCAGCGGAATCTCATGTAGATAGATCGATTTCTGATCCACTTGCATTCGTCAATACCAATGTAATCGGCACAGTCAACCTTCTCAATGTAGCAAAGTCCAAATGGACTGATTTGGATAAACATTTATTTTATCATGTTTCTACCGATGAAGTTTATGGTTCGTTGGATGATGGTGGATTTTTTACGGAAGAAACTCCCTATGACCCACAATCCCCCTATTCTGCTTCCAAAGCAGCATCAGATCATTTTGTAAGGGCTTACACGAATACTTACGGGTTAAGAACGGTGATTACTAACTGTTCTAATAATTATGGGCCTAATCAGTTTCCTGAGAAATTGATTCCATTATGTATTCATAATATCAGAAACAATAAGCCCCTTCCAGTGTATGGAAAGGGTGAAAATATCAGAGATTGGCTCTTTGTAGTCGATCATGCGAGAGCAATTGACCTTGTGTTTCACGAAGGAAAAGTAGGTGAGACTTATAATATTGGCGGTTTCAACGAATGGAAAAACATTGATATTGTGAAGCTTCTTTGTAAGAAGATGGATCAAAAGCTTAATAGACCTTCAGGTACCTCAGAGAAACTCATTACTTATGTCAAAGATCGGGCTGGACATGACTTGCGCTATGCGATTGATGCCAACAAGATCAAAAATGAATTGGGCTGGAAGCCGAGTCTTCAGTTCGAAGAAGGGATTTCAAAAACGATTGATTGGTATTTGGGAAATGAAACTTGGCTCAACAATGTCACCTCTGGAAACTACCAGAAATACTACGAGGAGCATTATCAGGAAAGGTAGGGAAGAGATGACTTATCCGACTCGGCGGAGGAGAAGTGAGATTGAGACATAAGATGAGTTGTTGAATTATCTCAATTCTGTGTCCACTGAAGTGTGGAGCTACAGGTATTATTGAATAGAAAATTTTCTTCGAATGCTGATTGTAGAATCAATTTCCAAGGGTTTTAATCCTTGGATCTTGGATAATAAAAAGATCAACAAAATTCACAATCCCGCAAGGGGTTGAATGTAGTAGGTTAATAAAATCAGAATCTTTTTAGCCTGTTCAGGAAAATAAAAAATAATAGGTTTAAAAACTTAAAGATTAAAAAAGCCACCCTTTCGGATAGCTTTTTTAATGGTTGAATAAATAAATCTATTTCAATTATTTAATCTCAACACTTTCAATTTCCTTGAAAATATCGATTTTTGTGCTTTTCACCTTTTCTTCGAATGCTTTCCAATCTCCTTCAAAGAACTCTTTCCATACTTTCAGCGCATCTTCAGCACTTTCTTTAGCATGATTCAACAAGCGCTCTTCTGTTTCTCCAGGAGCTCCGTAAGATGAGTTTGCATAACTTCTTGGGGCACCTTGACGACTCATGTTGGTAGGGAAGAGGTTTCTTACGATACCTTGTCCTTCTCTAGATGGACCATAGAATGCTTCGTTGACAGTGTCAAGTTTTTTCTTGATTGCAGTAACTTCTTTAGCTAATGCTTTTGATTCCTCAGTATCTACATCTTTGATGTAATTAGAGATTTTTTCTATAGTTCCTCTTGCTTCTTGAATCTGTCTGATGGCTTTGCCCATTTCAGCACCAAGAACCTCTGTTTTCTTGATAAATTCTTCTCTCGCTCTCAAATCAGCCAAGTTGGTGTTAATTCTTGGGTCAGAATATACGTTGATGGAAGTTTCAGAACTTTCTTCCCCATAAGTGAAGACCAATTTATACTTTCCTGGAAGTGCATCTCCACCACTTGGTTCGTAGAATCTATTTCCACCTCTGCCACCACGACCAAATCCACCTGGATTTTCTACTGATGATTTTCTGTCAAGACCCCAAATCAATTGATTTACTCCTTGAGAAGGTACCGTTTTCAGTGTTCTGATTTGCTCACCAGATTCATTGAAAATAGCAACTGTAACTGTGTCTAATTTTTCTTTTCCAGGATCATTCAAAATGAAATTTAACCTGCCTCCAAAAGTCCTGTTTTCACCTGCATACTTACCATCTGCCGGGAATCGTTCACCATGTGGCTGATGAATTTCCGCTTGATAAGCATCTGAAGGTTCTACTGCCGTGATTTTTGCAGCTGGAGCTTTCCCTTGATTTTTAGCATAAACTCTCAATGGTCGAATGTCATCCAACACAAATAAAGATCTTCCGAAAGTTCCGATTACCAAATCAGCTTCTCTTTCCTGAATAACCATATCGTAGGTCGAAACAGCATTTGGATAGCCATGTCTCCATTGGTTCCAAGTTTTTGCATTATCAAAAGATGCATACAATCCATATTCGGTACCCAAGAAGACCAAATTAGGTTCCACTGGATCTTGGACGATAGAAAGTGCATAACCCCAAACTTTATTGTCATCAGCTATTCTTTCGTAGCTTCCGCCATAGTTCTTTGTTCTGTAAGCATAAGCGCTAAAATCATTGTTTCTATAATTATTAGCTACTATCCATGCTTCGCCTGCATCATAACGAGAAGCTTGAATCTGTGGAATCCAGCTCGCTTTTGGAAGACCTGTTAACTTCGCTGCCGTATTTGTCCAAGTTTTTCCTCCATCTTTAGTTACCTGAACATTTCCATCATCGGTACCTACCCAAATTACATTTTTGTCGATTGGGCTAGGAGCGATTGTGATGATCGTCGTATGGTTTTCAGCTCCTGTAATGTCAAAAGTCAAACCACCTGTTTCTTGTTGCTTTTGTTTTTCAGGATCATTGGTTGTCAAATCTGGGGAAATGATCTCCCATGTTTCACCTCTGTCTGTACTCTTGTGTAAAAACTGGCTACCAAAGTAAATTGTAGCGGCATCATGTGGGGCTTGTGCCAAAGCAGCATTCCAGTTGAATCTTAAGAAAACATCTTTATCTGGATGAGTTGGTTTAATTGTTCTTTTGTGTCCTGTTTCTTTATCAAAACGAGTAACATTTCCTCCTTGAGACATGGAATAACCATATCTGGAGTCTTCAGGGTCAGAAACTGCATCAAAGCCATCTCCAAATTGTAATTCTTGCCAATAAGTATTTCTAATACCATCCCTTCTCCAAACATAAGCCGGACCAACCCAGCTTCCGTTATCCTGTAGACCTCCATAGATATTGTAAGGAATTTCATTGTCAACATTGATGTGATACCATTGTCCAACAGGAATGTTCTCGGCAAAATACCATGTTTTACCTCCATCTCTTGTAATATTCAAACCGCCATCATTGCCATCTATGATCAACCTTGGATCATTTGGATTGATGTACCAAGCGTGATGATCAGGGTGAACACCTGCGTATTGTAAGATTTGAGTAAATGACTTACCTCCATCTTCACTCATCCCAACTCTTGAATATAAAGTGTATATGCGATCAGCATTTTTAGGATCAGCATAAATTTCGTAATAGTAGAATGGTCTATCACCAATTTCGCCTTTGTTATTGACAAGTCTGAAATCTACCCCGCCGTTTTCTGATACATAAAGACCATTCTTACTGGATTCTACTAATGCATAGATTTTTTGACTATTGGCTTTGGAAATAGCAAGTCCCATTCTACCATAAGGCCCTTTAGGAAGCCCATTTTTATCGTCTAATTTTTTCCAGTTGTCCCCACCATCATGTGTTACATAAAGTCCCGAAGAGGAACCTCCTGAACTGAAGAACCAAGGATACCTTCTATGCTCCCACATGTTGACAAATATTTTATTTGGGTTGTTGGGATCCATGACCATTTCACCTACCCCAGTTTTGGTGTCTATGTAAAGGATTTTATTCCAAGTCTTTCCACCATCTGTAGTTTTGTAGACCCCTCTATCTTCTTGTTCTCCCCAAGGAGAACCTATAGCACCCACATAAATGGTGTTTGGATCGTCAGGATGAATGATAATTCTGTGAATAGCTCTTGTTTTCTCAAGACCCATCAATTCCCAAGTTTTCCCTGCATCCAAAGTTCTGTAAATTCCATAACCTAGATTCAGTGAATTTCTAGGATTTCCTTCTCCTGTTCCTACCCAAACCACATCTGGGTTTTTCTGGTTGATTGCGATGGCTCCGATGGAGTGAACTTTTTCTTCATCGAATATAGGTTCCCAAGTGATTCCTCCTGAAGTAGATTTCCAAACACCACCGGATGCTGCACCAGCATAGATTGTATTTGGATCATCATGAATGGCATCAATTGCTGTGATTCTCCCACTCATAGCCGCAGGGCCAACATTCCGTGCTTTCATAGACTTAAACATGTCCATGTCCACTTGTTGCGCAGTAGCAAAATCAGGAATGATTAGGGCGAATACAAGGGACAATCCTAGAAGCTTAAATTGATGAAGCTTTTTAGTATAGTTTTTCATTTAGTATTTGAGTTGATGATTTTAATTCAATAAAACAGATAATTAACAAGGATAATACTAATTTGATATGGAGGGAAATTAGGTTTGATGAAAGGTCTTGAAAATTGCTTTCAGGAGTGAAATTTATAATGAACTGGAATTCGGAAAAAAGGATAAGTTTTATTGAAAGAATTAAAAAGTGAGCACATTAATTTTACCAACGGCTTGTAAGCTGATATGATTATAGGTTATTTTAGCAAAAAAAAAAACTCAATAATATGATTCAAAGATTATGGTTTGCTTTAGGAGTATTCACACTTTTGGGTGTTTCTATTTCAGCACAAGCACAAAAAGATCGCTTTCAGCAAAAAGTGAAATATGAAATGGATGTGAAGATGGATGTGGTTACCAACCAATATACTGGAACACAAAAACTTCACTACACAAATAACTCACCTGACACGCTCAATAGGGCGTTTTATCATCTCTATTACAATGCTTTTCAACCCAACAGCATGATGGATGTTAGGTCAAGAACGATCGCAGATCCGGATAGAAGAGTTAGAGATAGAATTTTGAACCTTCAGGCAGATGAGATTGGGATTCTTGAAGTAAAATCTCTAAAAATGAATGGAAAAGCAGTTGACTTTGTACACGAGGAGACGATTTTGGAAGTGGATCTTTCTGAACCGATTGCTCCAGGAGAAACAGTGGTTTTTGACATGGAGTTTTTTGGACAAGTTCCGCTTCAAGTAAGACGGGCTGGTAGAGATAATGCAGAAGGAATTCGCTATTCAATGTCACAATGGTATCCTAAAATGGCTGCTTATGATGTAAGAGGTTGGCATGCTAATCCATATATCGGAAGAGAGTTTTATGGAAATTTTGGTGATTTCGATGTGAAAATCACAATTGATAAAGATTATCTATTAGGAGGTACAGGCTATTTGCAAAATGCCAACCAAATTGGAAAAGGCTATGAAGATGCTGGCGTGAAGGTTCCAAATACGTCAGGAAAGACTTTAACTTGGCATTTCACTGCGCCAAATGTGCATGATTTTATGTGGGCCGCTGATCCAAATTATATCTTGGAGAAAAAACAAATGCCAAATGGACCTATGGTTCATTTACTTTATGTGAAAAATGAAAAGACCGAGGAGAATTGGAGTAAGTTGATGCAGTATACCATTGATGCGATTGAGTATTGTAGCGAGAATTTCGGAAAGTATCCTTATGAACAATATTCAGTTATCCAAGGTGGTGATGGTGGTATGGAATATCCAATGGCCACTTTGATCACAGGTCATAGAAATTTAAGGAGTTTGGTAGGAGTGACAGTACATGAATTAATTCATAGCTGGTACTATGGAGTTTTAGGCTTCAATGAATCATCTGAACCTTGGCTAGATGAAGGCTTTACAACATGGGGAACTAGTGTTGTCATGGATGCTGTATTTGAAAAAGATCCAAACTTTACACATAACGGAAGCTATAGATCATATTTCAGACTTGCAGGTGCGGGTTATGAAGAGCCTTTGACCACTCACGGAGATCATTATAATTTGAATTCTGCTTACGGCCCTGCTACCTATAACAAAGGCGCTGTATTTGTAGAGCAAATGTCCTACGTTATTGGGAAAGAGAATTTTGATAAAGCATTGCTAAGACTTTGGAATGATTTTCAATATAAGCATCCAAATGGAAATGATGTAGTGAGAGTTTTTGAAAATGTAAGTGGTTTGGAGTTAGATTGGTATTATGACTATTTTATTGCATCTACTAAAACAATTGATTATGGAGTGAAAACAGTAGAGGCTGATGGAAGTAGCACCAAAATCACTCTTGAAAGAGTTGGGATGATGCCAATGCCTCTTGATGTTGTAGTTACTTACCAAGATGGAAGCCAAGAGTTGATTTACATGCCATTGGTGATCCAAAGAGGAAGTAAGCCTGAAGAAGCTGGAATGCCTAAGCGTGTTGCTACTCAAAAATGGCCTTGGACTAATTATACAACAGAGGTAAAAGTTGCTAGGCCACTTTCTGAGATCAAAAGTGTAGAAATAGATCCAAGTATGAGAATGGCAGACGTGAATCGAGAAAATAACAAATTGGAAGTTTCTGTAGAAATGGAGAAAAAATAAAGGAAATTAAATTCAAGATTTTAAAACACCGATGCGGAAGCAATCGGTGTTTTTTTATGCTCATGAAAGGTGAATTTTTGACAAAAAAAGAGGGCAAGATTATCTTGCCCTCTTCTATAGCTATACCAAGTTAATGATCAGCCTGCGTTCTTTTTGTCCTGAACTTCCTTACGGATGTCCTGTGCCAAATTTTTAAGATCTTGCATTCCTTTTCTTACTCTAGTTCCAGCGGCTTGGTTGCCTTTGTCATAGAATTTTTCGAAGTCACCTTCTAGACCCATTACAAGATCTCTAATTTCGCTAAATCTGCTCATAGTAAAAGTTAATTTTAAGGTTGATGATAAGTTTATTTTTTGTTCAATATATGCAAAATGTTTATAAAACAACAGCCTAAAGCTATTTTTTGAGGTTTTTTTTTTTATTCCCCAAAGGAAACAGCTAAGGCGGAGCTTTTATAAAACCCATTTGTAAGCTTCTCTTTTACTGCCTCAAAAGCAGCAATTGTCTCTGCTACATCTTCAAGTGTATGTACTGCTGTAGGGATTAACCTTAAGATAATCATGTCTTTAGGCACTACAGGGTAGATTACTACAGAACAGAAGATGCTGTAATTTTCTCTCAAGTCTTTGCTTAATGTTGCAGCTTCTCCGACTGTACCATTCAAAACTACAGGTGTAACAGGAGAATTTGATTTTCCGATACTAAATCCTTTTTCTATCAGTCCAGACTTCAATGCATTTACAATTTTCCAGAGATTTTCTTTCAATTCAGGCATTGTCCTCAACATTTCTAACCTCTTCAATGCACCTTCTACCAATAACATTGGAAGTGACTTTGCATAGATTTGAGAACGCATATTGTATTTTAGAAAGTGAATCACATTTGTATCTCCAGCTATAAATGCTCCAATAGAAGCCATTGATTTTGCAAAAGTGGAGAAGTATAAATCGATCTGATCCTGTACTCCTTGCTCTTCACCTGTTCCAGCTCCGGTTTTCCCCATCGTACCAAAGCCATGGGCGTCATCTACTAAAAGCCTGAACTCATATTTTTCTTTTAACTTGACAATCTCTGCAAGATGACCTTGGTCTCCTGTCATTCCGAATACGCCTTCAGTAATCACTAAAATACCACCACCTGTTTCCGCGGCTAACTTAGTAGCTCTCTTCAATTGCGTTTCACAGTTTTCGATGTCATTATGAGGGAACACATACCTTTTGCCTAAGTGCATGCGAAGTGCATCTATAATACAAGCATGACATTCACTATCATAGACGACTACGTCTTTTCTATCTAATATAGAATCGATCACTGACATGATGCCCTGATAGCCATAATTCAAAAGATATGCACTTTGTTTTCCAACAAATTCTGCCAACTCTCTTTCTAACTGCTCGTGAAGGTCTGTCTGACCAGACATCATTCTAGCGCCCATAGGATAAGCTGCTCCCCACTTTGCCGCTGCATCAGCATCAGCTTTTCTAATGTCAGGATGATTTGCCAAACCTAAGTAGTTGTTTAAACTCCAAGTCAAGACATCTTTTCCTTTAAATTTCATTCTTGGAGCTATTTCCCCTTCTAATTTAGGGAAAGTGAAATATCCTTCCGATAACTCAGAATGCTTGCCCAATGGGCCAAGATTTGTATTTAATTTTTCGAATAAATCCAAAGTTTAAAACGTTTAAGTTTTACATTTTTTTGATAGTAGAACAAACCACTAAACCAGCCAAAAGTAATACTTTTTGCCCACCCTTGCAAAATTTAACCCTCAATTCAAATAATCTTTCACTTCCTCGTTTTATTTTATTTACTTCGTGGGTTAAGCTTTTTGTGATAATGAAATAACCCAAATATGAAAAAAATTCAAAAACTTTTGGTAGCCAATAGGGGAGAGATTAGTCTCCGAATTATGAGGACTGCCAAAGAGATGGGCATCAGTACGGTAGCTGTTTATAGTGAGGTAGATAGGAATGCACCTCATGTTAAATTCGCAGATGAAGCAGTGTGTCTTGGACCACCTCCATCGAATCAATCTTACCTTTTGATGGATAAGATTATCGAAGTTTCTAAAAATTTAAATGTTGATGCAATTCATCCTGGTTATGGCTTTCTTTCTGAAAATGCCACTTTTGCAGAAAAAGTAAAAAAAGCGGGGATCATTTTTGTCGGTCCATCTCCAGCGGCTATTGAGGTAATGGGGTCCAAATTAGCTGCAAAACATGCAGTTTCTAAGTATGATATCCCGATGGTTCCAGGTACAGAAGATGCTATTTCTGATATTCCTAAAGCCAAAGTGAAAGCGAAAGAAATTGGTTATCCGATTTTGATAAAAGCGAGTGCTGGTGGTGGAGGTAAAGGGATGAGGATAGTTGAAAATGAGGCTGAATTTGAAGAGCAAATGAATAGAGCAATCTCCGAGGCGCAATCTGCATTTGGAGATGGTGCTGTTTTTATAGAGAAATACATTACTTCGCCGAGACATATCGAAATTCAAGTTTTAGGAGATACCCATGGAAATGTGGTTCATTTGTTTGAACGCGAATGCTCAGTACAGCGAAGACATCAAAAAGTTATAGAAGAAGCACCTTCAGCGGTTGTATCTGAAAAGATGCGGAATGCAATGGGAGAAGCTGCAGTAAAAGTAGCAAAAGCCTGTGATTATTATGGAGCAGGTACAGTTGAGTTTATTGTAGATGAGAATCTTGATTTCTACTTCTTGGAGATGAATACCAGACTTCAAGTGGAGCATCCGGTAACTGAAATGATTACAGGTAAAGATCTTGTGAAAGAGCAGATATTGATTGCAGAAGGTCATCCATTGAGTTTTGCACAAGAAGACCTTACAATCAATGGACATGCAGTAGAAGTGAGAGTTTATGCGGAAGATCCAAGAAATAATTTCCTTCCTGACATCGGAAATTTACAAACTTACATCAGACCTCAGGGTGCTGGGGTTCGTGTAGATGATGGTTTTGAGCAAGGAATGGATATTCCAATTTACTATGACCCAATGATTGCCAAATTGATCACACATGCTGATACCAGAGAGTTGGCAATAGATAGGATGATTAGAGCGATTGAGGAGTATTACATCACAGGAATCGAGACGACATTGGGTTTTTGTAAGTTTGTGATGGAGCATGACGCCTTCAGATCAGGGAATTTCGACACCAAGTTTGTGGAGAAATATTTCACGCCTGACAAGTTGGATATTCAGTGGACCGAAGAGGAATTGAAATTGTTAGCTGCTGCGTCTGTTGAATTGATAGAGAAAGAAAAGAAAAATCTTAGAAAAGTAAAATCCATACAAAATGGAGCTTTACCTAGAACAAATTGGAAAAATAGATTACACTAATGGCGGAAATTCTACCTATAAAAGCATGGAGATACCATGAAAAACTAAGAGGTCAAATTGAAGATTTGACCTCTCCGCTTTTTGATGTAGTTTCCTCCAAACAGAGGGAGGTTCTTTATGCCAACCCTCTAAATAGTATTCATCTTTCTGTCCCTTTGGGAGATGCGCCAAGTCTAAATGCTGCTGAGACTTTGAAAAAATGGAAAGAGGAGCAAATCCTTCAGCAGGATATCATTCCCGGGATTTATGTTTACTATCAATATTTCCGACTTCCTGGACAAGATGAGGAGTCTTGCAGAAAGGGATTTGTTGCGCAAATCAAAGCGTATGATTGGGATGAAAATGTAATCCTCCGACACGAAAATACTATCGCCAAAGCCGTCAATGATCGGGTTGATTTGTTGAGAGAAACCAAATTTCAATCGAGTGCTACGCACGGGCTGTATGAAGATTCACTTCATTTGCTAGAACCATTTATGGACAAGGCGATAGAAGATCCAATTTATGATTTGGAGGATTATCAGGGGGTCAGAGAAGTAATGGCTGTCATTCAAGATGCGAAAATCATCAAGGAATTTGTGAAATTGATTCAGGAAAAGCAGATTATTTTGGCTGATGGACATCATCGTTATGAAGGAGCAATCGAATATAGAAAAACGATGCGCGATGCAAATCCTGATCATTCTGGAAATGAGGCATACAATTTTCACATGATGTATTTCACAAATGCCTTGTCAAAGAATCTCCGGATACTTCCTACACATCGGATTTTTTCTGGATTTCAGATAGAAGAAGAAGTTTTATTGGAAAAAATCAGTGAATTCTTTTTTGTCAAAAAGCTGAATGACGTGGAGGAAATCGAAGAGCTTATCTTACAGAAAAAATGGGCATTTGGATTAGTGATTGGAGATCATCCCTACAAAATCCGCTTGTATCCTGAAATGTTGGATCAAATGCCAGCTGACATTCCTGATGTAGTCAAAAACCTTGATTTGATGGTATTGCATTATTTTTTGGTGGATCGAGTTTTAGGAATTCCTTTGGAAGATCAGCGGTTTTCTGATCAGATTGAATATGAAAGAAACCTGAGAAGATGCATCAGTAGGACGATTTCTGGTAAGGCTTCTTTTAGTGTAATTACCAAAGATATTTCTATGAACCAAGTTCTTGAGGTTTGTAAATCAGGACATACAATGCCTCAAAAATCAACTTATTTTTACCCAAAGACTCTTTCAGGTTTACTCTTTGCTTCTATAGATGAGGCTGATTTTGCATTTCCGTATCAGATGTTCCAATCATGATTTCACTCGATAATTATAAGCTAGTCCTCGCATCCAAATCACCAAGGCGTAATGAATTATTAAAAGGCTTGGGTGTAGATTTTACTGTCAGGACCAAGGATACGGATGAAAGTTTCCCCATTGACATGGATCCATTTGAAGTGGCGGGATTTCTATCCAAGAAAAAAGCAGATGCATTTTTTCCCGAACTGGCAAAAGATGAAATTCTTATAACTGCTGATACTGTCGTAATTTTGGATGGAGCAATACTCAATAAACCTTCTGACAAAAAAGAGGCTTTTGAAATGATCGCTTCGCTTTCAGGCAAAGTCCATCATGTAGTTACTGGGATTACGATTGGATCTGTCTCAAGGCATATCACTTTGCAAGATTCAGTGAAAGTTCACTTCAAAGCCCTTACAACTGAGGAAATCAATTATTATATCGAGAAGTTTCAGCCCTTCGACAAAGCAGGGGCTTATGGTATTCAAGAATGGATAGGATATATCGCCGTCAACAGCATAGAAGGGTCATTTTATACTGTGATGGGTTTGCCGG is drawn from Belliella baltica DSM 15883 and contains these coding sequences:
- a CDS encoding Maf family nucleotide pyrophosphatase, giving the protein MISLDNYKLVLASKSPRRNELLKGLGVDFTVRTKDTDESFPIDMDPFEVAGFLSKKKADAFFPELAKDEILITADTVVILDGAILNKPSDKKEAFEMIASLSGKVHHVVTGITIGSVSRHITLQDSVKVHFKALTTEEINYYIEKFQPFDKAGAYGIQEWIGYIAVNSIEGSFYTVMGLPVHLVYEELKKITLLTSQFES